Genomic DNA from bacterium:
TATTGAAAGTGGTCAAGCTGCCATAGCAGCGGGTGATGTAGGATTGGATATCGACCTTCTCGGCGTCGCTGAGCTTGGCGTTGGAGTTGATCTTCTGCTCCAAGACCCGCAAGCGGTCCCGGACCATCACGATCTTATGGAAGAAACCTTCGATATCGATTTCCTTGGGCTGAAGCGAGGAATCGCCGGGCTTCAGCACCAGGGTGCCGCCATCCCATTTTCCGGCCATCTCGACCGGCGATTGGTATTGATCGAGAACCTCGCGGACAACCTGTTTCACCAAATCCCTGAGATCGTCATCATCCATCATATTCACGCTCCCGTTTGATCACGCCAGGGATTCTAGAAGAATCGGCGGGCTTGGCAAGCGTCGAGACGAGGGCTATTTAGCAAGAGCCATGCCCAAACGCCGGACCCCGCCCAACCCCCTGCCCCGCGCCTTCTACGCCCAGCCGACTCTTTTACTGGCCCGCGAGCTGCTGGGAACTTATTTGATTCACGAATCGCCGCAAGGGCTCTGCGCCGGCCGCATCGTCGAAACCGAGGCTTATCTTCACGACGACCCGGCTTGCCACGCCTATCGGGGGATGACGCCGCGGACCCGGGTGATGTTCGGTCCTCCCGGTTTCAGCTACGTTTACTTCATTTACGGCATGTACTGGTGCTTCAACGTCACCGCCGCGCCCAAGGGGGTCGGCGAGGCCGTCCTGGTGCGGGCGTTGGAGCCGGTCGAGGGCTTGGACCTGATGAAGCGGCGCCGCGAAATCGGCGGCAAAAAACTGAAAGACTGGGAGCTCTGCAACGGTCCGGGCAAGCTGACCATCGCGATGGGGATCGGCCCCGAGATGAATGGGATCGACTTGGAGAAAAAGCCGCTTTATTTGCTGCCGCCGGGCAGCTATCGGCCGAAAGCCCGAAACCAGGAAATCGAAGTCACCACCCGGATCGGGATCCGGAAGGCCGAGCACCAGCCCTATCGCTTCGCCTTCAAGGAGAATCCGTTCGTCTCACGGTAGGGGCGCCCCTCGCGGGCGCCTCATCCACCGACAATATCCGGGCGCGAGGGCGGGCGCAAGGCCCGCCCCTACAAAGACACCCGCTCATAATCATGAAACGGCTTGATCCGATGGTTGAGATGCTCGCCGAAGGAATCGGCCATCCGCAAATCGGCATAGTCTTCGGCGCTGACCTCGAAGTAGCGGTAGACGTCGCCGTCGGGAAACT
This window encodes:
- a CDS encoding DNA-3-methyladenine glycosylase, translated to MPKRRTPPNPLPRAFYAQPTLLLARELLGTYLIHESPQGLCAGRIVETEAYLHDDPACHAYRGMTPRTRVMFGPPGFSYVYFIYGMYWCFNVTAAPKGVGEAVLVRALEPVEGLDLMKRRREIGGKKLKDWELCNGPGKLTIAMGIGPEMNGIDLEKKPLYLLPPGSYRPKARNQEIEVTTRIGIRKAEHQPYRFAFKENPFVSR
- a CDS encoding KTSC domain-containing protein, which gives rise to MKREPIDSSSARSVGYDPEREILEVEFPDGDVYRYFEVSAEDYADLRMADSFGEHLNHRIKPFHDYERVSL